One segment of Pseudoalteromonas rubra DNA contains the following:
- a CDS encoding DUF494 family protein produces the protein MFDILMYLFENYIHSEADIFVEQNELTDELVGAGFNQDEIYKALDWLEQLADLQQSDEIPYLNARPDSAIRIYTEQECAMLDIECRGFLMFVEQIGVIDSTTREMVIDRLCALDKKAICLDDLKWVILMVLFNVPGKEHAYAQMEDLIFEEPTGPLH, from the coding sequence ATGTTTGATATCCTAATGTATTTATTCGAAAACTATATTCACAGCGAAGCGGATATCTTCGTCGAACAAAACGAACTCACAGATGAACTGGTCGGGGCCGGTTTTAATCAAGACGAGATTTACAAAGCACTGGACTGGCTTGAACAACTGGCCGATTTACAACAATCTGATGAAATTCCCTATTTAAACGCCCGCCCGGATAGCGCGATCCGGATCTACACTGAGCAAGAATGTGCCATGCTGGACATCGAATGTCGGGGCTTTCTGATGTTTGTTGAGCAAATCGGGGTGATAGATAGCACCACGCGTGAAATGGTCATTGACCGTTTATGCGCGTTGGATAAGAAGGCCATCTGTCTGGACGATCTGAAGTGGGTGATCCTAATGGTACTGTTTAATGTCCCCGGTAAAGAGCATGCCTATGCGCAGATGGAAGACCTGATCTTTGAAGAGCCAACCGGCCCGTTGCACTGA
- a CDS encoding type I DNA topoisomerase has protein sequence MSKIDHSLFNADQHALEREYEVCPKCGSELVIKHSKSGPFLGCASYPACDYIRAIAHHDNHDIKVLEDSACPLCSEPLVVRNGRYGMFIGCTGYPQCHYIAHDEEPEEAPGPPCPKCHKGTLHKRKNKYGKFFYACDTYPQCKYSVNHPPIAHPCEACGWPVMVQKHRGGKAVLQCPQKVCQHTIEEPQ, from the coding sequence ATGAGTAAAATAGATCATTCATTGTTTAATGCAGACCAGCATGCCCTGGAACGGGAATATGAAGTGTGTCCTAAATGTGGCTCCGAATTGGTGATCAAACACAGTAAATCAGGTCCTTTCCTTGGATGTGCCAGCTATCCGGCGTGCGATTATATTCGCGCCATCGCCCACCATGATAACCACGACATTAAGGTGCTTGAAGACAGTGCCTGTCCTTTATGTAGCGAACCTTTAGTGGTGCGCAATGGCCGTTATGGGATGTTTATTGGCTGTACCGGCTATCCTCAGTGTCATTATATTGCTCATGATGAAGAGCCGGAAGAAGCGCCTGGTCCGCCTTGCCCCAAATGCCACAAAGGCACATTACATAAACGTAAAAATAAGTATGGCAAGTTTTTTTACGCCTGCGATACCTATCCACAATGCAAGTATAGCGTTAACCATCCACCGATAGCACATCCTTGTGAGGCCTGTGGCTGGCCCGTCATGGTGCAAAAACACCGGGGTGGAAAAGCTGTGCTACAATGCCCGCAGAAAGTTTGTCAGCATACAATTGAGGAGCCTCAGTGA
- a CDS encoding Sua5/YciO/YrdC/YwlC family protein produces MSEQDTQRQLPQNAVEALQQGGLICYPTEAIFGLGCDPDNEQAVHALLALKDRPVEKGLILIADNFAQCLPYVDDSKIPQDKRAEIFSSWPGPVTWLLPVKATAPEWVTGGNPSIAIRVTDHPVVKQLCQTFGKPIVSTSANFSGEEPAKTLAEAEAAFGDRVAFYQSGELGKQTSPSQIRDALSGKIIRS; encoded by the coding sequence GTGAGCGAACAAGACACGCAACGCCAGTTACCCCAAAATGCCGTCGAAGCATTACAGCAAGGGGGGCTGATCTGTTACCCGACCGAAGCGATTTTTGGTCTGGGCTGTGATCCCGATAACGAACAAGCCGTCCATGCGCTGTTAGCACTGAAAGACCGCCCGGTAGAGAAAGGGCTGATCCTGATCGCCGATAATTTTGCACAGTGCCTGCCGTACGTTGATGACAGTAAAATTCCGCAGGATAAACGTGCCGAAATATTTTCCTCCTGGCCAGGCCCTGTGACCTGGTTGTTGCCAGTCAAGGCGACAGCCCCAGAGTGGGTGACCGGCGGCAACCCAAGCATTGCAATTAGAGTGACCGATCACCCTGTCGTTAAACAGCTGTGTCAGACATTTGGTAAACCGATTGTTTCTACTAGTGCGAATTTTAGCGGCGAAGAGCCAGCCAAGACGCTGGCTGAGGCTGAGGCTGCTTTTGGTGATCGAGTGGCATTTTATCAGTCGGGCGAATTGGGTAAGCAAACCAGCCCAAGTCAGATCCGTGATGCCCTGAGTGGCAAAATCATAAGGAGTTAA
- the hemF gene encoding oxygen-dependent coproporphyrinogen oxidase, with amino-acid sequence MSQVNLESVKAFLLALQDEICQGLEQADGSGKFIEDAWQREEGGGGRTRVMRDGAVIEQGGVNFSHVYGASMPASATAHRPELAGRSFHACGVSLVIHPKNPHIPTSHANVRFFIAEKEGEEPIWWFGGGFDLTPFYPVLEDVKHWHSVAKALCTPFGEQVYDEHKKWCDDYFYLKHRKETRGVGGLFFDDLNQWGFNTSFEYMQAVGKGFLKAYVPIMEKRKDTPFNEAQRQFQLYRRGRYVEFNLVWDRGTLFGLQTGGRTESILMSMPPLARWEYDFTPADDSPEAMLYKHFLRPRDWLAMTSLED; translated from the coding sequence TTGAGTCAGGTGAACTTAGAGTCCGTTAAAGCGTTCTTACTCGCCCTGCAGGACGAAATATGCCAGGGTCTGGAGCAAGCGGATGGCAGTGGCAAGTTTATAGAAGATGCGTGGCAGCGCGAAGAAGGCGGCGGTGGTCGTACTCGTGTGATGCGTGACGGTGCAGTAATCGAGCAGGGGGGAGTAAACTTCTCCCATGTTTATGGCGCGTCAATGCCAGCATCCGCAACAGCACATCGGCCTGAACTGGCGGGGCGCAGCTTCCATGCCTGTGGTGTGTCTTTGGTGATCCACCCCAAAAATCCACACATCCCAACCAGTCACGCGAATGTGCGTTTCTTCATTGCCGAAAAAGAAGGTGAAGAACCCATCTGGTGGTTCGGTGGTGGGTTTGACTTGACGCCTTTCTATCCTGTACTGGAAGATGTTAAGCACTGGCATAGTGTGGCTAAGGCACTGTGTACGCCGTTTGGTGAGCAGGTCTATGATGAGCATAAAAAGTGGTGTGATGATTATTTCTATCTTAAACACCGTAAAGAAACCCGGGGTGTGGGTGGCTTGTTCTTTGATGACCTAAACCAGTGGGGTTTTAATACCAGCTTTGAATATATGCAGGCGGTTGGCAAAGGTTTCCTGAAAGCGTATGTGCCTATCATGGAGAAGCGCAAAGACACGCCATTCAATGAAGCACAACGTCAGTTCCAGTTATATCGTCGTGGTCGCTATGTGGAGTTTAACCTGGTCTGGGACCGGGGTACTTTGTTTGGTCTGCAAACGGGTGGGCGAACAGAGTCAATCCTGATGTCTATGCCACCATTAGCTCGCTGGGAATATGACTTTACGCCAGCCGATGATTCGCCAGAGGCTATGCTGTATAAGCATTTCCTGCGTCCGCGAGACTGGTTGGCAATGACCTCGTTAGAGGACTAG
- a CDS encoding methyl-accepting chemotaxis protein, with the protein MRVKSIQHKIYALLAITGVLVLIASILSNSSQQKQLAEETVETNIRLLADNYFDSINTMMLTGTMANREILSDKMRNHDNIEDAHIIRGDKINKLYGMGNPNQQPTSDVERAALQGEETLVIEQRDGKRIMTYLKPMVARENYKGTNCLGCHQAQEGEVLGAVRISYSLEDIDDTVHNNTWISTGLLTGIFATTFVILGIIFRKLFIVRLKTLGRTMRLATQNKDLSLRIDDTIDDELGRLAINFNKMMASFKDNIAQVSASSHVLIQSAEQIYNAADTTEQAIQEQKQGTDSVAAAINELESSSSEVKNTTHFASEKSDSSNHLAEQSMAVAEHTEQSINQLARDVRQAADQVSQLQTQTLEVGKVLEVISSIAEQTNLLALNAAIEAARAGEAGRGFAVVADEVRTLATRTHDSTDEIKRTIDKLQNEAAQTVSAMSASCEEADDRAMQVKQVAQALKDISNQMHEINALNVQIADATEQQNLAAEEINQSVVAIRDNAEQSLIDAHGSKQISENLLELARSLDEQVRSFRLE; encoded by the coding sequence ATGCGTGTGAAATCCATTCAACATAAAATTTATGCGTTACTTGCCATTACAGGCGTGCTGGTACTCATCGCCAGTATACTAAGTAACTCCAGCCAACAAAAACAACTGGCCGAAGAAACCGTCGAGACCAATATTCGCTTATTGGCAGACAACTATTTCGATTCGATCAACACCATGATGCTCACGGGCACCATGGCAAACCGTGAGATCCTCAGCGATAAGATGCGCAATCACGATAATATTGAAGATGCGCATATCATTCGGGGCGATAAAATTAACAAGCTATATGGCATGGGTAATCCTAACCAGCAACCCACCAGCGACGTGGAGCGGGCGGCATTACAAGGTGAGGAAACACTGGTCATTGAACAGCGTGACGGCAAGCGTATCATGACCTACCTTAAGCCAATGGTGGCAAGAGAAAACTATAAAGGGACTAACTGCTTAGGGTGTCATCAGGCACAAGAAGGTGAGGTGCTGGGTGCGGTGCGCATTAGTTACTCACTCGAAGACATTGACGATACCGTACACAATAACACCTGGATCAGCACAGGCTTGCTGACCGGCATCTTTGCCACCACCTTTGTCATTCTGGGTATCATCTTCCGTAAGCTCTTTATTGTCCGACTGAAAACACTGGGTCGTACGATGCGCCTGGCCACCCAGAATAAGGACCTGTCATTACGTATCGACGATACTATAGACGATGAACTGGGTCGGCTAGCCATTAACTTCAACAAGATGATGGCCTCATTTAAAGATAACATTGCCCAGGTATCAGCCTCATCCCATGTCCTGATCCAATCAGCTGAGCAAATCTACAACGCTGCTGACACCACAGAGCAGGCCATTCAGGAACAGAAACAAGGCACTGATTCAGTCGCTGCCGCTATCAATGAACTGGAAAGCTCGTCCAGCGAGGTAAAGAATACCACCCACTTTGCTTCTGAAAAGTCCGATAGCAGTAATCACCTGGCCGAGCAAAGCATGGCGGTTGCGGAACATACGGAGCAGAGCATCAATCAGCTGGCACGTGATGTACGCCAGGCAGCCGATCAGGTCAGTCAGCTGCAGACTCAGACCTTAGAGGTAGGTAAAGTCCTGGAAGTGATCAGCAGTATTGCCGAACAAACTAACTTGCTGGCGCTGAATGCGGCTATCGAAGCGGCGCGTGCCGGAGAAGCAGGCCGCGGGTTTGCTGTGGTTGCCGACGAAGTCCGTACCCTTGCGACCCGCACGCATGACTCAACGGACGAAATCAAACGCACCATCGACAAGCTGCAAAACGAAGCAGCGCAAACCGTGAGCGCCATGAGTGCGTCTTGTGAGGAAGCCGATGATCGCGCCATGCAAGTGAAACAGGTGGCACAGGCACTCAAAGATATTTCTAATCAGATGCATGAGATTAACGCACTGAATGTGCAAATTGCCGATGCGACGGAGCAACAGAATCTGGCCGCAGAGGAGATCAATCAGAGTGTGGTCGCTATTCGTGACAACGCAGAGCAATCTTTGATTGATGCTCATGGCAGCAAGCAGATCAGTGAAAACCTACTTGAACTGGCCCGCTCTTTAGATGAGCAAGTACGCAGCTTCCGGCTTGAATAA
- a CDS encoding group II truncated hemoglobin, giving the protein MKQLIKRIFNQDASDNQSSGTTHQAPTPEKTPYEIIGGETGTRALANRFYDIMESDPYAKPLYDMHPLPLDRIRQVFFEFLSGWLGGPDLFAEQYGHPRLRMRHMPFTINKDLRDQWMYCMDKALDLEVDNPLLREGLRKSLAQLATHMINHD; this is encoded by the coding sequence ATGAAGCAGTTAATTAAACGTATCTTTAACCAAGATGCAAGTGACAATCAATCCTCAGGTACAACACACCAGGCACCAACGCCCGAGAAAACACCCTACGAGATCATAGGCGGTGAAACTGGGACCCGAGCACTGGCTAACCGTTTCTATGACATTATGGAAAGTGACCCTTACGCAAAACCTCTATACGATATGCATCCATTACCCTTGGATCGCATCCGTCAGGTGTTTTTTGAGTTTTTATCAGGCTGGCTGGGTGGCCCAGACTTGTTTGCGGAGCAATATGGCCACCCCAGACTTAGAATGCGCCATATGCCGTTTACGATAAATAAAGACCTGCGCGATCAGTGGATGTATTGCATGGACAAGGCACTGGATCTGGAAGTGGACAACCCTTTGTTACGAGAAGGGTTGCGAAAATCGCTGGCTCAATTAGCCACTCACATGATAAATCACGACTAA
- the aroE gene encoding shikimate dehydrogenase, whose product MDKYAVFGNPIKHSKSPAIHTQFAGQFNSVIEYRAILAELPEFEAAVTTFFAEGGLGANVTLPFKERAYQLAGQLTERAQLAGAVNTLLPQPDGALLGDNTDGAGLVADLLRHTETLSGASILLIGAGGAARGCVYPLLQAGVASVVIANRTAEKAQQLAQLFSDYGNVQGVALNEVPVQSYDLVINSTSSSVTGQVPDIDPQHVSTCMLAYDMFYSDQQTAFLAWVATHNAAAECVDGMGMLVGQAAEAFALWRGQTPEVAPVLNAMKEGSL is encoded by the coding sequence ATGGATAAATACGCGGTTTTTGGAAACCCAATTAAGCATTCTAAATCTCCTGCCATTCATACGCAATTTGCTGGTCAGTTTAATTCAGTCATCGAGTACCGGGCTATACTGGCCGAGCTCCCTGAGTTTGAAGCGGCCGTTACGACTTTTTTTGCCGAAGGAGGCTTGGGTGCAAATGTCACGCTGCCTTTTAAAGAGCGAGCATATCAATTGGCCGGGCAGTTGACGGAACGGGCTCAATTAGCCGGTGCGGTCAATACTTTGTTGCCGCAACCAGATGGGGCATTGCTGGGTGATAATACAGATGGTGCAGGACTCGTTGCTGACTTATTGCGTCATACCGAGACTTTATCAGGTGCCAGCATTCTGTTGATTGGTGCAGGAGGTGCTGCTCGCGGTTGTGTGTATCCGCTTTTGCAGGCCGGGGTAGCAAGTGTTGTGATTGCCAATCGCACCGCGGAAAAAGCGCAGCAACTTGCGCAGTTGTTTTCTGACTATGGCAATGTTCAGGGGGTGGCACTGAATGAGGTGCCTGTGCAGAGCTATGATCTGGTGATCAATTCAACGTCGTCGAGTGTGACAGGTCAAGTGCCTGATATCGACCCACAGCATGTGAGTACCTGTATGCTGGCATACGACATGTTCTACAGCGATCAGCAAACTGCCTTCTTAGCCTGGGTTGCTACTCACAATGCAGCAGCAGAGTGTGTAGATGGTATGGGGATGCTGGTAGGGCAGGCGGCTGAAGCGTTTGCCTTGTGGCGAGGCCAAACACCAGAGGTAGCGCCTGTGCTTAATGCAATGAAAGAGGGGAGCCTGTGA
- a CDS encoding DUF1488 domain-containing protein has product MNQQILINDDIHYDETRQCLIFTAMVSGMLVSCVIATSLTKQQALTHFKAHQFDYEMQAEQLIEDEAYSAQGEIELVQL; this is encoded by the coding sequence GTGAATCAGCAAATCCTAATCAATGATGATATTCACTACGATGAGACCCGGCAATGTTTGATTTTCACGGCCATGGTGTCGGGGATGCTGGTTTCTTGTGTGATTGCGACCTCCCTAACCAAACAACAGGCCCTCACGCACTTTAAAGCACATCAGTTTGATTATGAAATGCAAGCCGAGCAGCTAATAGAAGACGAGGCGTACTCGGCACAAGGAGAAATCGAGTTAGTCCAGCTCTGA
- a CDS encoding gamma carbonic anhydrase family protein: MTNKYKGRSYKGKTPKLATGVYVDESAVLVGDIEVGEHSSVWPLVAARGDVNYIRIGQRTNIQDGSVLHLTRSSAGNPDGYPLIIGDDVTVGHKVMLHGCQLGNRILVGMGAIVMDNVVVEDDVIIGGGALVPPNKRLESGYLYVGSPVKQARPLNEQEIAFLKTSAQNYVELKDDYLSELD, translated from the coding sequence ATGACAAATAAGTACAAAGGCAGAAGTTATAAAGGCAAAACCCCAAAACTAGCCACCGGCGTGTATGTGGATGAAAGCGCCGTTCTGGTTGGTGATATCGAAGTGGGTGAACACAGCAGTGTCTGGCCTTTAGTGGCTGCACGAGGCGATGTCAATTATATCCGGATTGGTCAACGCACCAATATTCAGGATGGCAGTGTATTGCACCTTACGCGATCAAGCGCTGGAAACCCGGATGGTTACCCTTTGATCATTGGAGATGATGTTACCGTTGGTCACAAAGTGATGTTACATGGCTGCCAGCTGGGTAATCGCATCCTGGTCGGTATGGGCGCGATAGTTATGGACAATGTTGTCGTAGAGGACGATGTGATCATCGGTGGCGGTGCTTTAGTCCCCCCTAATAAACGTCTTGAATCGGGCTACCTGTATGTAGGCAGCCCGGTTAAACAAGCTCGTCCACTCAACGAGCAGGAGATTGCGTTTCTCAAAACATCGGCGCAGAACTATGTCGAACTAAAGGATGACTACCTCTCAGAGCTGGACTAA